In Montipora foliosa isolate CH-2021 chromosome 13, ASM3666993v2, whole genome shotgun sequence, one DNA window encodes the following:
- the LOC137983216 gene encoding proto-oncogene tyrosine-protein kinase receptor Ret-like has product MEDFLSEYRDLSNQVSKQLVDSFVSEMDKAYQNDDNYVRTEVTGLRTGSVIVSFTIYFKNAVIPSEGISNFEAAISDGTFGTYQVGHLTLLSPGTSTLTSTPPRSSQPTEFQCACDTTLLVIIGVLVAIIIVLILVIAWQHRKLGIARKKRAYKVAEDKDRRIYDNEVAMEELSPTNDPPSSSYQQLSIPIEPADMPLQGTTHYDVGPSGPNNSARNVEYTPLDIRKGSWEVTRKDVKVEKIVGKGAFGQVAKGTAKNLPFHSGTTTVAVKMLKANAPASDKRDLKSELELMKTLKPHPHVIKLLGCVTETDPLLVLIEYVPYGDLLGYLRKSRGLNDTYYKDPDIKPQTSLTSQQLMKFAWQIADGMSYLSLRKIIHRDLAARNVLVGETETCKVTDFGMARDVQQENIYERKTRGRLPVKWTAYESLLYGKYTTKSDVWSYGVLLYEICTVGGSPYPRMDGKKIANLLQQGYRMPKPQHVDNDLYQIMLNCWQDEPEARPSFADLTKQLKGMETQHKRLLNMHIYDNELYANLEDLNA; this is encoded by the exons ATGGAAGACTTTTTGTCAGAATACAGAGATTTGAGTAACcaagtttcaaaacaactggTGGATTCATTTGTGTCAGAG ATGGATAAAGCATACCAGAATGACGACAATTATGTCAGGACTGAAGTGACAGGATTGAG GACTGGCAGTGTAATTGTATCCTTTACGATTTACTTTAAAAATGCCGTGATCCCTAGTGAGggaatttcaaattttgaagcTGCCATTTCTGATGGCACTTTTGGTACTTATCAAGTTGGACATTTGACTCTTCTCTCACCTGGGACTAGCACTCTCACGTCCACCCCACCACGAAGCTCTCAACCAACAG AATTCCAATGCGCATGCGACACCACTCTGTTGGTAATTATTGGAGTTCTTGTGGCAATCATCATTGTTCTAATACTGGTCATAGCCTGGCAGCACAGAAAGCTAG GCATTGCTAGAAAGAAAAG GGCATACAAGGTCGCAGAAGATAAAGATAGAAGAATTTACGAC aacGAAGTTGCGATGGAAGAGCTTAGTCCTACTAACGATCCACCAAGTAGTTCTTATCAGCAGTTAAGTATCCCCATTGAACCTGCAGACATGCCCTTACAAGGGACTACCCATTATGACGTAGGACCAAGTGGCCCTAATAACTCGGCTCGGAATGTTGAATATACACCCCTTGATATAAGAAAAGGGTCATGGGAAGTAACAAGAAAAGACGTCAAAGTGGAGAAAATCGTTGGTAAAGGCGCTTTTGGCCAGGTTGCCAAGGGAACGGCAAAGAACCTTCCATTCCATTCTGGCACAACAACTGTGGCTGTTAAAATGCTGAAAG CAAATGCTCCTGCGTCAGACAAGAGAGACTTGAAATCAGAACTTGAGCTGATGAAGACCCTCAAGCCTCATCCACATGTTATCAAACTATTGGGATGCGTCACTGAAACTG ACCCCCTATTGGTGCTGATTGAGTATGTCCCTTATGGTGATCTGTTGGGTTACCTGAGAAAGAGCCGAGGATTGAATGACACTTACTACAAAGACCCTGATATCAAACCCCAAACCAGTCTGACGTCACAACAACTGATGAAATTTGCTTGGCAAATCGCTGATGGGATGAGTTActtatctttaagaaag ATCATACACCGAGATCTTGCTGCTCGTAATGTGCTGGTTGGAGAAACAGAAACATGCAAAGTAACAGACTTTGGAATGGCTAGAGATGTGCAACAGGAAAACATTTATGAAAGAAAGACAAGg GGTCGGTTGCCAGTTAAGTGGACAGCATATGAATCGCTGCTGTATGGAAAATACACCACAAAGAGTGACGT ATGGAGTTATGGAGTTCTTCTTTATGAAATCTGTACCGTAG GTGGTTCTCCTTATCCACGGATGGATGGCaagaaaattgcaaatttgCTTCAGCAAGGTTACAGAATGCCAAAACCACAACACGTTGACAATGACTT GTATCAAATCATGTTGAATTGCTGGCAAGATGAACCTGAAGCAAGACCGTCTTTTGCTGATTTAACAAAACAGCTAAAAGGAATGGAAACCCAGCACAAG aggCTGCTAAACATGCATATTTACGACAATGAACTGTACGCAAATTTGGAGGACTTGAAcgcataa